From the Candidatus Korarchaeum sp. genome, one window contains:
- a CDS encoding ATP-binding protein, whose amino-acid sequence MYFDPEPKTKREDLFDMEAELRELSDGLKWGKLVIVTGLRRYGKTSLILTYLNEEKLDNIFLDCRLLPPGMISMGSFLELLEAELTRKSWARRILSRVEGISISEIGIRFKERDLNSLVSVLHALEGKILVIDEAQELRRSRHRFDSIIAYAYDHLDLKIILSGSQVGLLYRFLRVDDPEAPLYGRPFKEVRMRKLSDEEAIDFLRKGFEQAGMKVSDDIIEEARRRFDGIIGWLTYFGFSMISNREPVEIIERRASKLAISELEHALRIYGLAEARYREALKVIATLERARWTQIKRGIEARIGKIPSNTLSSILSNLVDSGFLEKTEEGYKIADPVLRSGILRYW is encoded by the coding sequence ATGTACTTCGACCCCGAGCCTAAGACCAAGAGGGAAGACCTCTTCGATATGGAGGCGGAGCTAAGGGAACTCTCAGATGGCCTCAAGTGGGGGAAGCTTGTTATAGTGACTGGTCTAAGGAGATATGGGAAGACATCGCTCATATTGACATACCTGAATGAGGAGAAGCTCGACAATATCTTCCTCGACTGCAGGCTCCTCCCTCCGGGGATGATAAGCATGGGCTCCTTCCTCGAACTATTGGAAGCTGAGCTCACTAGGAAGTCATGGGCTAGAAGGATATTGAGCAGAGTTGAGGGCATAAGCATATCCGAGATAGGGATAAGATTCAAGGAGAGGGATCTCAACTCCCTAGTAAGTGTCTTACATGCATTGGAGGGGAAGATCTTAGTCATAGATGAAGCCCAGGAGCTGAGGAGATCGAGGCATAGGTTCGATTCTATAATAGCTTACGCTTACGATCACCTCGACCTCAAGATAATCTTATCGGGCTCTCAAGTCGGCTTATTATATAGGTTCCTCAGGGTGGACGATCCCGAAGCCCCTCTTTACGGCAGACCCTTCAAGGAGGTGAGGATGAGGAAGCTGAGCGATGAAGAAGCCATTGATTTTCTGAGGAAGGGATTTGAGCAGGCTGGAATGAAAGTAAGTGATGATATAATAGAGGAAGCGAGGAGGAGGTTCGATGGGATAATAGGATGGCTCACTTACTTCGGCTTCTCGATGATCAGCAACAGGGAGCCTGTAGAGATTATAGAGAGGAGGGCCTCTAAGCTCGCCATAAGCGAGCTCGAGCATGCCCTGAGGATATACGGGTTGGCTGAGGCGAGGTATAGGGAAGCGCTGAAAGTGATAGCTACTTTAGAGCGTGCGAGGTGGACCCAGATAAAGAGGGGGATCGAGGCAAGGATAGGTAAGATACCCAGCAATACGCTATCCTCCATCTTGAGCAACTTAGTGGATTCCGGATTCCTGGAGAAGACGGAGGAGGGATACAAGATAGCTGATCCAGTTTTGAGGAGCGGAATTTTGAGATATTGGTGA
- a CDS encoding lipoate--protein ligase family protein, which translates to MRWRLLLESGDAALNMAIDEALMRFGIPTVRFYRFSPSAITIGYFQRVSSSVNLEEVRKANVRVVRRITGGGSVYHDENGELTYSVAGGEDLFPRGVLESMKYICEGVVRTVRILGADAEFSGINDVVISNKKVSGSAQAREGGNLLQHGTIMYATDLERLASLLWVPREKLEDKGLKSILERVTTISREVNRDLSFNEVLDAAIEGFSFLGEFQEGDLSEEEWKLVDILVEKYSSDSWNFRR; encoded by the coding sequence ATGAGGTGGAGGCTCCTGCTCGAGAGCGGGGATGCCGCGTTGAATATGGCGATAGATGAAGCTCTAATGAGGTTCGGAATACCGACTGTCAGGTTCTACAGGTTCTCCCCGAGCGCTATAACTATAGGCTACTTCCAGAGGGTCAGTTCATCAGTTAACTTGGAGGAAGTGAGGAAGGCTAATGTGAGGGTGGTTAGGAGGATAACTGGCGGGGGCTCAGTATATCACGATGAGAATGGCGAGCTGACTTACTCAGTAGCTGGAGGGGAGGATCTCTTCCCCAGGGGGGTTCTGGAGAGCATGAAGTACATATGCGAGGGGGTAGTGAGGACTGTGAGGATACTGGGAGCTGATGCTGAGTTCTCGGGGATAAACGATGTTGTGATATCTAATAAGAAGGTATCTGGGAGCGCTCAAGCTAGGGAGGGAGGAAACTTGTTGCAGCACGGGACTATAATGTATGCGACAGATCTGGAGAGGCTAGCTTCCCTCTTATGGGTCCCCAGGGAGAAGTTAGAGGATAAAGGCCTGAAGAGCATCCTCGAGAGAGTTACTACGATCTCCAGGGAGGTGAATAGGGACTTGAGCTTCAATGAAGTCCTAGATGCAGCTATAGAGGGTTTCTCATTCTTAGGGGAATTTCAAGAGGGTGATTTGAGTGAGGAGGAGTGGAAGCTCGTCGATATCCTAGTCGAGAAGTACTCGAGCGATTCCTGGAACTTCAGGAGGTGA
- a CDS encoding Ldh family oxidoreductase, which produces MSYDKSPPEPPEDFKILRYEELLSFVKSIFVKLGVPEEDAFIVADNLVTADLRGIGSHGVARLRRYVDGLRKGAVKARPNIRVVSEGPSFALVDGDSGLGQVVGSFSMKLAIKKAKESGIGFVTTRMSNHYGIAGYYAMMALEHDMIGVSMTNARPLVAHTGALGKWLGTNPIALAAPTKVPPPLVIDMATSVAPIGKMEEYSRLGKKAPLGWGIDSEGNLCEDPDKIMKEGALLPLGGLGELMGGHKGYGLALLVEIFTGVLSGAAMLREVGQTEAPKPANVGHFFMAIDVSRFMPLDEFKDRIEKLRAELKNAPLHPQFDRIWVHGEKSYLTSIKRKREGIPIYKKVFEEMRSIAMELGISFPWE; this is translated from the coding sequence ATGTCTTACGATAAGTCCCCACCGGAGCCGCCCGAGGATTTCAAGATATTGAGGTACGAGGAGCTATTATCGTTCGTTAAATCTATCTTCGTTAAGCTCGGGGTACCTGAGGAAGACGCTTTCATAGTAGCAGATAATCTAGTCACTGCTGACTTGAGGGGGATAGGTTCTCACGGTGTCGCGAGGCTGAGGAGGTACGTAGACGGGCTGAGGAAGGGTGCTGTGAAGGCGAGGCCGAACATAAGGGTAGTGAGTGAAGGACCCTCCTTCGCCCTCGTGGACGGTGACTCAGGGCTTGGACAAGTAGTAGGGAGCTTCTCGATGAAATTAGCGATAAAGAAAGCTAAGGAGAGTGGGATAGGCTTCGTCACGACTAGGATGAGCAATCATTATGGGATAGCCGGTTATTACGCTATGATGGCTTTAGAGCACGATATGATAGGGGTCTCCATGACGAACGCTAGGCCCCTAGTCGCTCATACCGGAGCCCTGGGGAAGTGGCTGGGGACGAATCCGATAGCTCTAGCTGCCCCCACGAAGGTGCCTCCGCCCTTAGTCATAGATATGGCGACTAGCGTAGCCCCAATAGGGAAGATGGAGGAGTACTCCAGGCTGGGGAAGAAAGCTCCGCTAGGCTGGGGGATAGATTCTGAAGGGAATCTATGCGAAGATCCAGACAAGATAATGAAGGAAGGCGCCCTTCTCCCACTTGGAGGATTGGGTGAGTTAATGGGAGGGCATAAGGGATACGGTTTAGCTTTACTCGTGGAGATCTTCACTGGTGTGCTGAGCGGAGCAGCTATGTTGAGGGAAGTGGGCCAGACTGAGGCACCTAAGCCGGCTAATGTGGGCCACTTCTTCATGGCGATAGATGTATCGAGGTTCATGCCTCTGGATGAGTTCAAGGATAGGATTGAGAAGCTTAGGGCTGAGCTCAAGAACGCTCCGCTGCACCCTCAGTTCGATAGGATATGGGTACACGGTGAGAAGAGTTACCTGACCTCTATCAAGAGGAAGAGGGAGGGGATACCGATATATAAGAAGGTGTTCGAGGAGATGAGATCTATAGCTATGGAGCTAGGGATCAGCTTTCCCTGGGAATGA
- a CDS encoding DNA double-strand break repair nuclease NurA has protein sequence MKKRDGGINDTDLAKLSPRIIPYSKYNEVLEGLSKDLFSNIIEIVERAELYIPKLREILPITPLSNELISLRVAAVDAGANGKDLIIGYQPISIAVGAAFKDGIRICDPLLATLKPPSSSSDDEEGIKLSSMIGYYLMYNLASILLEKSDLILIDGPLFLPKSYYAPRGRSYSNSYLEVYEATLRSLSSLLKEAEASGKYVLGVVKRIRSHYISQWLGIDSLSDSLISSLLIREGEALGPIPMSGGWEEVASYLGDASSFRPWAIFLRRGRAPIRLDLPEYSVDKAYTLASYIYSISEPSTGLPMPILAVDRLSKVTDKQSSLVYRMILREARRRGISSEKLTLFSIQRGEID, from the coding sequence ATGAAAAAGAGAGATGGAGGGATCAACGATACAGATCTCGCTAAGCTATCCCCCAGAATAATACCTTATAGTAAATATAATGAAGTCCTGGAGGGACTTTCCAAGGACTTATTTTCAAATATAATAGAGATCGTGGAGAGAGCTGAGCTCTACATCCCGAAGCTGAGGGAGATATTACCTATAACCCCACTGAGTAATGAGCTCATAAGCTTGAGGGTCGCCGCTGTCGATGCTGGAGCCAATGGGAAGGACCTCATAATAGGCTATCAGCCGATAAGCATAGCTGTAGGGGCTGCTTTCAAGGACGGAATCAGGATATGCGATCCCCTCTTAGCTACTCTCAAGCCCCCATCATCCAGCTCGGATGATGAGGAGGGCATTAAGCTCTCCTCTATGATAGGGTATTATTTGATGTACAATTTAGCATCAATACTCCTCGAGAAGAGCGATCTAATACTAATAGATGGGCCCCTCTTCCTGCCCAAGTCCTATTACGCGCCGAGGGGCAGGAGTTACTCTAACTCCTACTTAGAGGTATACGAAGCCACTCTACGCTCCCTCTCATCCCTGCTGAAAGAAGCTGAAGCATCCGGTAAATACGTTTTGGGCGTTGTAAAGAGGATAAGGAGCCATTATATCTCCCAATGGCTCGGGATAGATAGTCTCTCAGACTCACTGATCTCATCGCTCTTGATAAGAGAGGGGGAGGCCTTAGGCCCCATACCGATGAGCGGGGGATGGGAGGAAGTCGCTAGTTATTTGGGGGATGCTAGTAGCTTCAGACCATGGGCTATATTCTTGAGGAGGGGGAGGGCTCCTATAAGGCTCGATCTCCCCGAATATTCAGTGGATAAAGCGTACACTCTAGCTTCTTACATATACTCAATATCCGAGCCGAGCACTGGTCTCCCGATGCCTATATTAGCTGTAGATAGGCTCTCGAAAGTCACTGATAAGCAGAGCTCCCTCGTATACAGGATGATACTGAGGGAAGCTAGGAGGAGGGGGATCAGTTCTGAGAAATTGACCTTATTCTCGATTCAGAGAGGTGAAATTGATTGA
- a CDS encoding twin-arginine translocase subunit TatC, which yields MSKDKELPVQDHIIELLERLRRALISVIVSSIAVSVFPDPSSHSYRPLIFSIMDRVRRDMTDLNNPILRPLANIFGIKEISIDLIAYSWIDSIEVILMLSLLFGSVISSPYIAKQIYDFIEPALEEREKRIIIPFVLGFSILFSSGVIYAYFVVMPLTIFFLSLIYLASGIKLIFSIEQFFSFIITGLVIVGLFFTFPLIVALLSYLDILRPEALRKKFSYIFFVVLVILAIVTPDPTPVSMIALSVPFLILYYLSYLLARKFGQHVT from the coding sequence ATGAGCAAGGATAAAGAGCTCCCAGTTCAGGATCACATAATAGAGCTCTTAGAGAGGCTGAGGAGGGCATTGATCTCAGTCATAGTATCATCTATAGCTGTCTCCGTTTTCCCAGATCCATCATCCCATAGTTACAGGCCCCTCATCTTCTCGATAATGGATAGAGTGAGGAGGGATATGACTGACTTGAATAACCCGATACTGAGGCCCCTAGCCAATATATTCGGGATAAAGGAGATAAGTATAGATCTCATAGCTTACAGCTGGATAGATTCTATAGAAGTAATCTTGATGCTCTCCCTCCTCTTCGGCTCAGTCATATCCTCCCCCTATATAGCGAAGCAGATCTACGATTTCATTGAGCCAGCTTTGGAGGAGAGGGAGAAGAGGATAATAATTCCATTCGTCTTAGGATTTTCCATCCTCTTCTCATCAGGTGTGATTTACGCTTATTTCGTCGTCATGCCCCTGACTATATTCTTCCTCTCGTTGATATATTTAGCGAGCGGTATAAAGCTCATATTCTCGATCGAGCAGTTCTTCTCATTCATAATAACGGGCTTGGTGATCGTGGGGCTCTTCTTCACCTTCCCATTGATAGTAGCATTGCTATCTTACTTAGACATCCTCAGGCCAGAGGCCCTCAGGAAGAAGTTCAGTTATATTTTCTTCGTAGTCCTCGTAATACTAGCTATCGTTACTCCGGATCCAACTCCAGTCTCTATGATAGCCCTCTCAGTACCTTTCTTAATACTCTACTACCTCTCCTACTTGCTAGCGAGGAAGTTCGGTCAGCATGTGACGTGA
- a CDS encoding Lrp/AsnC family transcriptional regulator has product MIERAARVIDERDRKILEMISRDGRVSFRRIADELKISDVAVRKRIRRLERMGIIEGFTAKINPASLGYSIISLTGIDVAPGDIVRVARELTEKEYARSVYITAGDHSIMAEIWARDEEEFGRILKEIEGMGGVNRICPAIVTQRIKS; this is encoded by the coding sequence ATGATAGAAAGGGCCGCGAGAGTAATCGATGAGAGGGATAGGAAGATACTCGAGATGATCTCCAGGGACGGCAGGGTCTCCTTCAGGAGGATAGCTGATGAGCTGAAGATAAGCGATGTAGCTGTTAGGAAGAGGATAAGGAGGCTGGAGAGGATGGGGATAATAGAGGGATTCACGGCGAAGATAAACCCGGCCTCCCTGGGCTATTCAATAATCTCCTTGACGGGAATAGATGTAGCCCCGGGCGATATAGTGAGAGTAGCAAGGGAACTAACTGAAAAGGAGTACGCTAGATCGGTCTACATAACTGCGGGGGACCACTCGATAATGGCTGAGATATGGGCCAGGGATGAGGAGGAGTTCGGGAGGATACTGAAGGAGATAGAGGGGATGGGGGGAGTCAATAGGATCTGCCCCGCTATAGTGACTCAGAGGATCAAGTCATGA
- a CDS encoding MTH938/NDUFAF3 family protein — translation MRVDGTGFGYIIVDGVRYDYDVVITDRVMKRKKELSAVGSGHTPLTGEEVLHYFSERPPEVLVVGTGQSGLMPLSGVKEACEKLNIELIVERTPDAVRTFNKLRESGRNVNAIFHVTC, via the coding sequence ATGAGAGTCGATGGGACGGGCTTCGGCTATATAATAGTTGATGGCGTCAGGTACGATTATGATGTGGTGATAACTGACCGTGTCATGAAGAGGAAGAAGGAGCTATCGGCTGTGGGGAGTGGGCATACCCCTCTCACGGGAGAGGAGGTACTCCACTACTTCTCCGAGAGGCCTCCAGAGGTGCTAGTAGTTGGCACTGGGCAGAGCGGTCTCATGCCCCTGTCGGGCGTTAAGGAAGCCTGTGAGAAGTTGAATATAGAGCTAATAGTTGAGAGGACCCCGGATGCCGTGAGGACTTTCAATAAATTGAGGGAGAGCGGTAGGAATGTTAACGCGATATTTCACGTCACATGCTGA
- a CDS encoding class I SAM-dependent methyltransferase, with protein MLQGGARRVLDVGCGTGMHSIEFGRRGYEVVGIDVSEDMIDRAREKAKGMENVKFLVGDASSMELRGFDVAIAMYGVISYFTEDESLVKLLGAVRRSLVDGGLFIFDTWNILGVIEKRVYYEMPTPELRKSGSSLAIKESSWKIDLEDQIADLDISWSIVDLPRGSVEVLDHEIKLRLFAPREIRHILRSCGFSVCEIYPGYEIAPFSGSSPEMVVIAKASHEELMGWI; from the coding sequence ATTTTACAAGGGGGGGCGAGGAGGGTCCTAGACGTGGGATGCGGGACTGGGATGCACAGCATAGAGTTCGGTAGGAGGGGATATGAAGTAGTAGGCATAGATGTATCTGAGGATATGATCGATAGAGCGAGGGAAAAAGCTAAGGGGATGGAGAACGTAAAATTCTTAGTAGGAGATGCCTCTAGCATGGAATTGAGAGGGTTCGATGTAGCTATAGCTATGTACGGTGTGATAAGTTACTTCACTGAGGATGAATCGCTCGTGAAGTTACTAGGAGCTGTGAGGAGGAGCTTAGTGGACGGAGGTCTCTTCATATTCGACACTTGGAATATCTTGGGAGTGATAGAGAAGAGGGTCTACTACGAGATGCCGACCCCCGAGCTAAGGAAATCCGGGAGCTCTCTAGCTATAAAGGAGAGCTCATGGAAGATAGATCTCGAGGATCAGATAGCAGATCTCGATATAAGTTGGTCTATAGTAGATCTACCGAGGGGGAGCGTGGAAGTACTGGATCATGAGATAAAGCTGAGGCTCTTCGCCCCTAGGGAGATAAGGCATATATTGAGGAGCTGCGGTTTCTCAGTATGCGAGATCTACCCGGGCTATGAGATAGCTCCTTTCTCAGGGAGCAGCCCCGAGATGGTAGTAATAGCTAAAGCTTCGCATGAGGAGTTGATGGGATGGATATGA
- a CDS encoding ferritin — protein sequence MVMVGKASERLKSMLNQAIARELQVSIQYMWQHVQTVGPMHVLLSGELRRIAIEEMKHAEEIAERLWYLGGTPTTVPDPIKVGEDLREMIEQDVKDEEKAITLYKQIIEVANEEGDITTAEIFKKILKDEEEHHDFFTAVLEGLPS from the coding sequence ATGGTTATGGTCGGGAAAGCTAGTGAGAGGCTCAAGTCAATGTTGAATCAAGCTATAGCCAGGGAGCTACAGGTCTCGATCCAGTACATGTGGCAGCATGTCCAGACAGTGGGGCCCATGCATGTGCTCCTATCCGGGGAGCTCAGGAGAATAGCGATAGAGGAGATGAAGCACGCTGAGGAGATAGCTGAGAGGCTCTGGTACTTAGGAGGGACCCCCACGACAGTACCGGATCCTATAAAAGTCGGGGAGGATCTGAGGGAGATGATAGAGCAGGATGTTAAGGATGAGGAGAAGGCGATAACTCTCTACAAGCAGATAATAGAAGTAGCGAATGAGGAAGGCGATATCACTACAGCTGAGATATTCAAAAAGATACTGAAAGATGAAGAGGAACATCATGACTTTTTCACGGCAGTACTCGAGGGATTGCCATCTTGA
- a CDS encoding 2-isopropylmalate synthase (catalyzes condensation of pyruvate and acetyl-CoA to form (R)-citramalate; functions in isoleucine synthesis; belongs to the alpha-IPM synthetase/homocitrate synthase family; it is difficult distinguishing these proteins from enzymes in that family): protein MVRIFDSTLTLGEMVPGVSFGLEGKLEIASHLDTLGVDVIEAGFPASSEGEKRIVREVVRNVKRLSRSGPSPEVCALARAIKEDVEAAVETGVDSVNIFIPASRLLLERAYGMSEEEARERVREAVSLAKSHDLTVEFTAEDIGRSDELLWDLCRIAEDCGADRINLSDPVGAMLPDDAKRIVLEAKRKIRKPISVTFSNDFGMATANSISAAIAGADQIHVSVNGLGPKAGIAPLEQVVVGLKKLAGIETNVKMELLPSVSEVVERISGIPISEISPIVGPLVFTYEAGVHVSAISNEPSSYEIVSPGEVGRTRRFWVGTHSGRKAVKEVLKEMGYSASDSDVERILAKVKELSQEGVRITEAIFRSVVEEVLGEGPRLFKVKEWVAVTGSGITPTATIRAFVSGREVISSSTGVGPVDAITKAIRSIRGIPSFNLRRFRLVAVSSGSEAIAELKIRVVGPRGEVEATGTSRDIIDASVKAIEEAVNKIIPRES, encoded by the coding sequence ATGGTCAGGATATTCGATTCCACCCTCACCCTAGGTGAGATGGTGCCCGGCGTCTCCTTCGGCCTAGAGGGGAAGCTAGAGATAGCCTCGCACCTAGATACGCTAGGGGTCGATGTGATTGAAGCTGGCTTCCCGGCATCTTCAGAGGGGGAGAAGAGGATAGTCAGGGAAGTAGTTAGGAATGTGAAGAGGCTTTCCAGATCGGGCCCCTCACCCGAGGTATGCGCGTTAGCGAGAGCTATAAAGGAGGATGTAGAAGCTGCTGTAGAGACTGGAGTAGATAGCGTCAACATATTCATACCGGCTAGCAGGCTGTTGCTAGAGAGAGCTTACGGGATGAGTGAGGAGGAAGCTAGGGAGAGGGTCAGGGAAGCGGTGAGCTTAGCTAAATCACATGATCTCACTGTCGAATTCACAGCCGAGGATATCGGGAGATCTGATGAACTCCTCTGGGACCTCTGCAGAATAGCTGAGGACTGCGGAGCTGATAGGATAAATCTGAGCGATCCAGTCGGAGCTATGCTCCCTGATGATGCTAAGAGGATAGTTTTAGAGGCTAAGAGGAAGATAAGGAAGCCTATAAGTGTGACTTTCTCCAACGATTTCGGGATGGCGACAGCTAATTCTATATCAGCTGCTATAGCCGGGGCAGACCAGATACACGTATCCGTCAACGGACTCGGCCCTAAAGCTGGTATAGCGCCCCTAGAACAAGTAGTAGTCGGGTTGAAGAAACTAGCTGGTATCGAGACCAATGTGAAGATGGAACTCCTGCCCAGCGTGAGCGAAGTTGTAGAGAGGATAAGCGGTATCCCAATTAGCGAGATATCCCCTATAGTAGGTCCCCTAGTCTTCACTTATGAAGCAGGTGTCCACGTCAGCGCTATATCTAATGAGCCCTCCAGTTATGAGATAGTGAGCCCCGGGGAAGTTGGGAGGACTAGGAGATTCTGGGTCGGGACCCACTCGGGGAGGAAGGCGGTCAAAGAAGTGCTCAAGGAGATGGGATATTCAGCGAGCGATTCGGATGTGGAGAGGATATTAGCTAAAGTGAAGGAGCTCTCTCAAGAGGGGGTCAGGATCACTGAAGCTATATTCAGATCAGTGGTAGAGGAAGTCCTGGGGGAGGGGCCGAGGCTCTTCAAGGTGAAGGAGTGGGTGGCCGTGACCGGGAGCGGGATAACTCCCACAGCCACGATAAGGGCATTTGTGAGTGGGAGGGAAGTGATATCATCCTCCACTGGAGTGGGTCCAGTGGATGCGATAACTAAGGCTATAAGATCCATCCGAGGAATACCGAGTTTCAACTTGAGGAGGTTCAGGCTGGTAGCTGTCTCATCTGGATCTGAGGCGATAGCTGAACTTAAGATAAGGGTTGTAGGACCGAGAGGGGAGGTTGAAGCCACTGGGACCAGTAGGGATATAATAGATGCTTCAGTTAAGGCCATTGAGGAAGCAGTGAATAAGATCATTCCCAGGGAAAGCTGA